In Oryza sativa Japonica Group chromosome 2, ASM3414082v1, the following are encoded in one genomic region:
- the LOC4329786 gene encoding protein PHYLLO, chloroplastic isoform X4 has translation MLAVVFSSGHRLLPLPVLPGTFTTPPPPPPPPLLSPRRPLLAPRRRRCLCGGGGGGLLLLRAVAARRAGIVIDVDEVGEVGDRDLPVDVSFTRRLPPVLTLGDGLAALRRAGEEVKACPPAAAASGVIRFEVLVPPSTKALKWLCTQFKRSSLFPQFYLSRKQTTDSSIQLEISGAGSAICFHGSSRVDNGFDLISRYLSFNSHLIRAYGSVGVKYDKELLSLEERIGSFYFFIPQVELSEFDGYSMLSSTIVWDDSVSHTFEDSVCLFESCFSQIWSSYDSSATICYENMVTSYIGESRMSESRNTQLVYLDAEFLAVIDGKAVTEKENCPTSDQSFVRFSPQFLFCANMDLCLQSNKIESFIRRCSNINLAWASFIVEEFVRLGFTYFCIAPGSRSSPLALSASVHPLTTCISCYDERSLGFHALGYGRGSRKPAIVITSSGTAVSNLLPSVVEASQDFVPLILLTADRPPELQDVGANQAINQVNHFGSFVRHFFSLPPPDDHIYARMVLTTVDSAAYYAMQAPQGPVHINCAFREPLDYGYQDWSVDCLKGLDKWFINREPYTRYLGMKMVSALGNYSCSVREVLEIVKNANQGLLLVGAIHTEDDIWAVTLLARHLSWPIAADVLSGLRMRKVQKSIPGLDKSICFIDHIDQILLSESVKSWKTPDVIVQIGSRITSKRVGTYLESCSPSSYILIDAHPCRHDPSHVVTHRIQATITEFAASLCQCNFQTKTSRWSDILMVLNSAVSQEIMFQVHSECSLTEPYVAHVIGEALYGDATMFIGNSMVIRDLDMFGKGWIDHSTNANNAMMHHFPGFLGAPVAGNRGASGIDGLLSTSIGFAIGSNKHVFCVIGDISFLHDTNGLSLLNQRTQRKPMTVIVINNHGGAIFSLLPVAKTASLQILEKFFYTLHDISISKLCAAHRCFLLRLLPVTLLVMESAVDTTNNFLVAILHPQHSHELYFRIKHILVQTKAELHDALVKSHEGHVDCVVEVENRIVDNANFHRIISMFTDHSATMHLAYLLGGPYCKDGVNGFSVGRIHAAEYMFYRIQLAAPRTSGISESSFFHEGFILKLCVGDSIVGFGEVAPIEIHEEDLLDVEEQLRFLFHRMKDAELDVVPLLRGSFSNWIWTTLGIPPSSVFPSVKCGLEMAILNLLESQRIDRSYGIFTGSNVVEYNQSSTANIQICALVDSCGTPMDVTLAVVKLVAEGFTTVKLKVGRRENPAEDAAVIQKVREIVGYKINIRADANRKWTYEQAIDFGSRVKGLCLQYIEEPVDSVNDIIKFCENSGLPVALDETIDNLTGDVIPKLHQFSHPGIVALVIKPSVVGGFETAAYIAKWAHMHDKMAVISSTYESSVGLATYIQFAHYVDRQNDITSRIKNRGSCGNVAHGLGTYQWLREDVSDQKLKIHAPPLGDGIRASAEDAHGYLQHLVINDKKIERTYSEEKLRSYFIQVDGDNFSYQVKLQEGGDCTHEKVILFLHGFLGTSEDWVPMMKALSPSARVIAVDLPGHGESEILQHDVENSNQISFSVQSVADLLLKLIRNITDGAVVVVGYSMGARIALHMALNQNHKISGAVIISGSPGLRDEASKRRRSAIDRSRAHFLSSCGLENFLETWYSAKMWARSLWEDLKHLKSPLLIVAGEKDPKFKEISQQMCREIRKHKDRESDGLCEMIIIPDSGHAVHVENPLPLVRAIRKFLVRDIPDVISK, from the exons AtgctcgccgtcgtcttctcctccggtcaccgcctcctccccctccccgtccTCCCCGGCACATTcaccacccctcctcctcctcctcctcctcctctcctatcCCCTCGCCGTCCTCTGCTcgcccctcgccggcgccgctgcctatgcggcggcggcggtggcggcctcctcctccttcgcgccgtcgccgcgaggCGCGCGGGCATCGTGATCGACGTCGACGAGGTGGGCGAGGTCGGCGACCGCGACCTCCCCGTGGACGTGTCGTTCACCCGGAGGCTGCCGCCGGTGCTCACCCTCGGGGACGGCCTCGCCGCGCTGCGGCGGGCCGGGGAGGAGGTGAAGGCctgcccgcctgccgccgccgcgagcggcGTCATCCGGTTCGAG GTGCTTGTTCCACCCAGTACGAAGGCGCTCAAATGGCTGTGCACACAGTTTAAGAGATCATCATTGTTTCCTCAGTTTTATTTGTCGAGGAAGCAAACCACTGATTCATCAATTCAGCTTGAAATCTCTGGCGCTGGCTCTGCAATTTGCTTTCATGGTTCCTCTCGAGTAGATAATGGGTTTGATTTGATATCAAG ATATCTTTCGTTTAATTCACACTTGATTAGAGCCTATGGATCAGTAGGTGTTAAATATGACAAGGAACTATTGTCTTTAGAGGAGAGAATTGGTTCATTTTACTTCTTTATTCCTCAG GTTGAGCTGAGTGAATTTGATGGCTATTCCATGTTATCGTCAACTATTGTTTGGGATGACTCCGTGTCTCACACATTTGAGGATTCTGTTTGTTTATTTGAATCTTGTTTCAGTCAG ATATGGAGTAGCTATGATTCTTCAGCTACTATCTGTTATGAAAACATGGTAACAAGTTACATTGGAGAATCGCGTATGTCAGAGAGCAGGAATACTCAGTTG GTATACTTGGATGCTGAATTTCTCGCTGTAATAGATGGCAAAGCTGTCACGGAAAAG GAGAATTGCCCAACTTCTGATCAGTCATTTGTTCGGTTTTCGCCGCAGTTCTTGTTTTGTGCAAACATG gatTTATGTTTGCAAAGCAACAAAATTGAATCTTTCATTAGGAGATGCTCTAACATTAATTTGGCATGGGCATCCTTCATAGTTGAAGAATTTGTCAGGCTTGGTTTTACG TACTTCTGTATAGCTCCAGGGTCGAGATCATCCCCACTTGCACTTTCTGCTTCAGTCCATCCTTTGACAACCTGCATATCATGTTATGATGAGCGTTCACTTGGATTTCATGCTCTTGGCTATGGGAGAGGTTCTCGGAAGCCTGCAATAGTAATTACATCATCAGGAACTGCTGTATCAAATCTCCTTCCTTCA GTGGTGGAGGCAAGTCAAGATTTCGTACCACTTATTTTACTCACAGCTGATCGTCCTCCTGAGCTGCAGGATGTAGGAGCCAACCAAGCCATCAATCAG GTAAATCATTTTGGCAGTTTTGTAAGACACTTTTTTAGTCTCCCTCCACCAGATGATCATATTTACGCGAGAATGGTTCTTACAACAGTTGATTCAGCAGCCTACTATGCCATGCAAGCACCACAAGGGCCAGTGCATATAAACTGTGCTTTTAGAGAACCACTAGACTACGGATATCAAGATTGGAGTGTTGACTGTTTGAAAGGGTTGGACAAATGGTTTATAAATAGAGAACCATACACTAGATACCTAGGAATGAAAATGGTTTCTGCATTAGGTAACTATTCTTGTTCAGTAAGGGAGGTTCTGGAGATTGTAAAGAACGCAAACCAGGGGCTTTTATTAGTTGGTGCTATTCACACAGAAGATGATATCTGGGCTGTGACTTTACTAGCTAGACACCTTTCCTGGCCGATTGCTGCTGATGTTCTGTCTGGATTGCGAATGAGGAAAGTACAGAAATCAATTCCAGGACTAGATAAGAGCATTTGTTTTATAGACCACATAGATCAAATTCTACTGTCTGAATCTGTTAAAAGCTGGAAAACTCCAGATGTTATTGTCCAG ATTGGAAGCCGGATCACTAGCAAACGAGTGGGAACATATCTTGAGTCCTGCTCCCCGTCTTCTTACATCTTAATTGATGCACACCCATGCCGCCATGATCCTTCACATGTTGTCACTCACAGAATCCAGGCTACTATAACTGAATTTGCTGCTAGTCTGTGCCAGTGTAATTTCCAAACAAAGACAAGCAGATGGTCAGATATTTTAATGGTTCTGAATTCAGCG GTTTCACAGGAGATAATGTTTCAGGTGCATTCAGAATGTTCACTTACAGAACCATATGTTGCTCATGTAATTGGAGAAGCACTTTATGGCGATGCTACTATGTTTATTGGGAATAGCATGGTCATTCGAGACTTGGATATGTTTGGCAAGGGCTGGATTGACcatagtacaaatgcaaatAATGCTATGATGCACCATTTTCCAGGCTTTCTTGGTGCACCAGTAGCTGGGAACAGGGGAGCAAGTGGTATTGATGGTTTGCTTAGTACATCAATTGGATTTGCCATTGGATCAAACAAGCAT GTATTCTGTGTGATTGGTGACATATCTTTTCTTCATGATACCAATGGATTGTCACTTCTGAACCAAAG GACGCAGAGGAAACCCATGACAGTAATTGTCATTAACAACCATGGTGGTGCAATCTTCAGCCTTCTACCAGTTGCAAAAACAGCTTCACTCcaaattttggagaaatttttCTACACCTTGCATGACATATCGATTTCCAAACTCTGTGCTGCACACAG ATGTTTTCTGCTGAGACTTCTGCCTGTTACATTATTGGTTATGGAGTCAGCTGTGGATACAACAAATAACTTTCTGGTGGCAATTTTGCATCCCCAGCATTCTCATGAGTTGTATTTCAGGATAAAACATATTCTAGTTCAGACAAAAGCTGAACTTCATGATGCCTTAGTGAAGTCCCATGAGGGGCATGTTGATTGTGTTGTCGAAGTGGAGAATCGCATTGTTGATAATGCCAACTTTCATAG AATTATAAGCATGTTCACAGACCATAGTGCAACCATGCATCTGGCATATCTTCTGGGAGGTCCATATTGTAAGGATGGGGTAAATGGCTTTTCTGTTGGTAGAATACATGCAGCAGAATACATGTTTTACAG GATCCAACTTGCTGCACCACGTACATCTGGGATATCAGAAAGCAGCTTCTTTCATGAAGGTTTCATACTAAAGTTATGTGTGGGTGACAGCATTGTGGGATTCGGCGAG GTTGCACCAATTGAAATTCATGAGGAGGATCTGTTGGATGTTGAAGAACAGCTTAGGTTTCTCTTTCACAGAATGAAAGATGCTGAGCTAGATGTTGTTCCTTTGTTGAGAGGATCCTTCTCCAATTGGATATGGACAACCCTTGGGATTCCT CCTTCTTCAGTATTCCCTAGTGTTAAGTGTGGTCTAGAGATGGCTATTCTTAATTTGCTGGAGTCACAACGAATAGATAGATCCTATGGTATTTTTACTGGCTCCAATGTGGTCGAATATAATCAGAGCAGCACTGCAAACATACAGATATGTGCACTCGTAGACTCCTGTGGCACTCCAATGGATGTAACACTTGCTGTTGTCAAACTTGTTGCTGAAGGTTTCACCACCGTTAAACTGAAG GTTGGGCGTCGCGAAAATCCCGCTGAAGATGCAGCTGTTATTCAAAAAGTAAGGGAAATTGTAGGATACAAGATCAATATCCGTGCTGACGCAAATAGGAAATGGACATATGAACAGGCAATTGATTTTGGATCCAGGGTAAAAGGCTTATGTTTGCAATACATCGAG GAACCAGTGGACTCTGTAAATGACATCATCAAGTTCTGTGAAAATAGTGGCTTGCCTGTTGCACTAGACGAGACTATCGACAACCTTACAGGGGATGTAATCCCTAAGCTACATCAATTTTCACATCCAGGAATAGTTGCTCTT GTTATAAAACCCAGTGTTGTTGGTGGCTTTGAGACTGCAGCTTATATAGCAAAATGGGCTCACATGCATGATAAGATGGCTGTCATCAGTAGCACCTATGAGAGTTCTGTAGGTTTGGCAACCTATATACAGTTTGCACATTATGTTGACAGACAAAATGACATAACATCCAGAATAAAGAACAGAGGTTCTTGTGGAAATGTGGCACATGGACTTGGAACATACCAATGGTTAAGGGAAGATGTTTCAGATCAAAAGTTAAAAATCCATGCGCCACCACTTGGTGATGGAATCAGAGCTTCGGCAGAAGATGCCCATGGCTATCTCCAGCATTTAGTTATAAACGACAAGAAGATAGAAAGAACTTATAGTGAAGAAAAATTGAGGTCATATTTCATCCAAGTTGATGGGGATAATTTTTCTTATCAAGTCAAGCTTCAAGAGGGTGGTGATTGCACACAT GAAAAGGTTAttctctttcttcatggatTTCTTGGTACGAGTGAAGACTGGGTTCCAATGATGAAAGCTCTCTCTCCTAGTGCACGGGTTATAGCTGTCGATCTTCCTGGCCATGGCGAGTCCGAAATTCTACAGCATGATGTTGAAAACTCCAACCAAATCTCCTTTTCAGTTCAATCAGTTGCAGATTTGTTACTGAAGTTGATAAGAAATATAACTGATGGAGCGGTGGTTGTTGTTGGCTACTCAATGGGTGCAAGGATTGCACTACACATGGCATTAAATCAAAACCACAAG ATAAGTGGAGCTGTTATAATTTCGGGTAGTCCTGGATTGAGAGACGAGGCAAGTAAAAGACGTCGTAGTGCTATTGATAGATCAAGAGCCCACTTCTTGTCTTCTTGTGGACTGGAAAATTTTCTCGAGACGTGGTACTCTGCGAAAATGTGGGCCAG GTCCCTGTGGGAAGATTTGAAGCACTTGAAGAGCCCTCTCCTCATCGTCGCAGGTGAAAAGGACCCAAAATTCAAAGAGATATCGCAGCAAATGTGCAGGGAGATAAGAAAGCACAAGGATCGCGAATCCGATGGTCTATGTGAGATGATCATTATTCCAGACAGCGGCCACGCCGTGCACGTTGAGAACCCTCTTCCTTTAGTTAGAGCAATCAGGAAGTTCTTGGTAAGGGATATACCAGACGTGATATCCAAGTAG
- the LOC4329786 gene encoding protein PHYLLO, chloroplastic isoform X3, which translates to MLAVVFSSGHRLLPLPVLPGTFTTPPPPPPPPLLSPRRPLLAPRRRRCLCGGGGGGLLLLRAVAARRAGIVIDVDEVGEVGDRDLPVDVSFTRRLPPVLTLGDGLAALRRAGEEVKACPPAAAASGVIRFEVLVPPSTKALKWLCTQFKRSSLFPQFYLSRKQTTDSSIQLEISGAGSAICFHGSSRVDNGFDLISRYLSFNSHLIRAYGSVGVKYDKELLSLEERIGSFYFFIPQVELSEFDGYSMLSSTIVWDDSVSHTFEDSVCLFESCFSQIWSSYDSSATICYENMVTSYIGESRMSESRNTQLVYLDAEFLAVIDGKAVTEKENCPTSDQSFVRFSPQFLFCANMDLCLQSNKIESFIRRCSNINLAWASFIVEEFVRLGFTYFCIAPGSRSSPLALSASVHPLTTCISCYDERSLGFHALGYGRGSRKPAIVITSSGTAVSNLLPSVVEASQDFVPLILLTADRPPELQDVGANQAINQVNHFGSFVRHFFSLPPPDDHIYARMVLTTVDSAAYYAMQAPQGPVHINCAFREPLDYGYQDWSVDCLKGLDKWFINREPYTRYLGMKMVSALGNYSCSVREVLEIVKNANQGLLLVGAIHTEDDIWAVTLLARHLSWPIAADVLSGLRMRKVQKSIPGLDKSICFIDHIDQILLSESVKSWKTPDVIVQIGSRITSKRVGTYLESCSPSSYILIDAHPCRHDPSHVVTHRIQATITEFAASLCQCNFQTKTSRWSDILMVLNSAVSQEIMFQVHSECSLTEPYVAHVIGEALYGDATMFIGNSMVIRDLDMFGKGWIDHSTNANNAMMHHFPGFLGAPVAGNRGASGIDGLLSTSIGFAIGSNKHVFCVIGDISFLHDTNGLSLLNQRTQRKPMTVIVINNHGGAIFSLLPVAKTASLQILEKFFYTLHDISISKLCAAHRIKHILVQTKAELHDALVKSHEGHVDCVVEVENRIVDNANFHRIISMFTDHSATMHLAYLLGGPYCKDGVNGFSVGRIHAAEYMFYRIQLAAPRTSGISESSFFHEGFILKLCVGDSIVGFGEVAPIEIHEEDLLDVEEQLRFLFHRMKDAELDVVPLLRGSFSNWIWTTLGIPPSSVFPSVKCGLEMAILNLLESQRIDRSYGIFTGSNVVEYNQSSTANIQICALVDSCGTPMDVTLAVVKLVAEGFTTVKLKVGRRENPAEDAAVIQKVREIVGYKINIRADANRKWTYEQAIDFGSRVKGLCLQYIEEPVDSVNDIIKFCENSGLPVALDETIDNLTGDVIPKLHQFSHPGIVALVIKPSVVGGFETAAYIAKWAHMHDKMAVISSTYESSVGLATYIQFAHYVDRQNDITSRIKNRGSCGNVAHGLGTYQWLREDVSDQKLKIHAPPLGDGIRASAEDAHGYLQHLVINDKKIERTYSEEKLRSYFIQVDGDNFSYQVKLQEGGDCTHEKVILFLHGFLGTSEDWVPMMKALSPSARVIAVDLPGHGESEILQHDVENSNQISFSVQSVADLLLKLIRNITDGAVVVVGYSMGARIALHMALNQNHKVNFSTLYLLCLFLYFYDSNAVPLRQISGAVIISGSPGLRDEASKRRRSAIDRSRAHFLSSCGLENFLETWYSAKMWASLREHPKFDSLVRTRMKHNNIKALSKVLADSSIGTQKSLWEDLKHLKSPLLIVAGEKDPKFKEISQQMCREIRKHKDRESDGLCEMIIIPDSGHAVHVENPLPLVRAIRKFLVRDIPDVISK; encoded by the exons AtgctcgccgtcgtcttctcctccggtcaccgcctcctccccctccccgtccTCCCCGGCACATTcaccacccctcctcctcctcctcctcctcctctcctatcCCCTCGCCGTCCTCTGCTcgcccctcgccggcgccgctgcctatgcggcggcggcggtggcggcctcctcctccttcgcgccgtcgccgcgaggCGCGCGGGCATCGTGATCGACGTCGACGAGGTGGGCGAGGTCGGCGACCGCGACCTCCCCGTGGACGTGTCGTTCACCCGGAGGCTGCCGCCGGTGCTCACCCTCGGGGACGGCCTCGCCGCGCTGCGGCGGGCCGGGGAGGAGGTGAAGGCctgcccgcctgccgccgccgcgagcggcGTCATCCGGTTCGAG GTGCTTGTTCCACCCAGTACGAAGGCGCTCAAATGGCTGTGCACACAGTTTAAGAGATCATCATTGTTTCCTCAGTTTTATTTGTCGAGGAAGCAAACCACTGATTCATCAATTCAGCTTGAAATCTCTGGCGCTGGCTCTGCAATTTGCTTTCATGGTTCCTCTCGAGTAGATAATGGGTTTGATTTGATATCAAG ATATCTTTCGTTTAATTCACACTTGATTAGAGCCTATGGATCAGTAGGTGTTAAATATGACAAGGAACTATTGTCTTTAGAGGAGAGAATTGGTTCATTTTACTTCTTTATTCCTCAG GTTGAGCTGAGTGAATTTGATGGCTATTCCATGTTATCGTCAACTATTGTTTGGGATGACTCCGTGTCTCACACATTTGAGGATTCTGTTTGTTTATTTGAATCTTGTTTCAGTCAG ATATGGAGTAGCTATGATTCTTCAGCTACTATCTGTTATGAAAACATGGTAACAAGTTACATTGGAGAATCGCGTATGTCAGAGAGCAGGAATACTCAGTTG GTATACTTGGATGCTGAATTTCTCGCTGTAATAGATGGCAAAGCTGTCACGGAAAAG GAGAATTGCCCAACTTCTGATCAGTCATTTGTTCGGTTTTCGCCGCAGTTCTTGTTTTGTGCAAACATG gatTTATGTTTGCAAAGCAACAAAATTGAATCTTTCATTAGGAGATGCTCTAACATTAATTTGGCATGGGCATCCTTCATAGTTGAAGAATTTGTCAGGCTTGGTTTTACG TACTTCTGTATAGCTCCAGGGTCGAGATCATCCCCACTTGCACTTTCTGCTTCAGTCCATCCTTTGACAACCTGCATATCATGTTATGATGAGCGTTCACTTGGATTTCATGCTCTTGGCTATGGGAGAGGTTCTCGGAAGCCTGCAATAGTAATTACATCATCAGGAACTGCTGTATCAAATCTCCTTCCTTCA GTGGTGGAGGCAAGTCAAGATTTCGTACCACTTATTTTACTCACAGCTGATCGTCCTCCTGAGCTGCAGGATGTAGGAGCCAACCAAGCCATCAATCAG GTAAATCATTTTGGCAGTTTTGTAAGACACTTTTTTAGTCTCCCTCCACCAGATGATCATATTTACGCGAGAATGGTTCTTACAACAGTTGATTCAGCAGCCTACTATGCCATGCAAGCACCACAAGGGCCAGTGCATATAAACTGTGCTTTTAGAGAACCACTAGACTACGGATATCAAGATTGGAGTGTTGACTGTTTGAAAGGGTTGGACAAATGGTTTATAAATAGAGAACCATACACTAGATACCTAGGAATGAAAATGGTTTCTGCATTAGGTAACTATTCTTGTTCAGTAAGGGAGGTTCTGGAGATTGTAAAGAACGCAAACCAGGGGCTTTTATTAGTTGGTGCTATTCACACAGAAGATGATATCTGGGCTGTGACTTTACTAGCTAGACACCTTTCCTGGCCGATTGCTGCTGATGTTCTGTCTGGATTGCGAATGAGGAAAGTACAGAAATCAATTCCAGGACTAGATAAGAGCATTTGTTTTATAGACCACATAGATCAAATTCTACTGTCTGAATCTGTTAAAAGCTGGAAAACTCCAGATGTTATTGTCCAG ATTGGAAGCCGGATCACTAGCAAACGAGTGGGAACATATCTTGAGTCCTGCTCCCCGTCTTCTTACATCTTAATTGATGCACACCCATGCCGCCATGATCCTTCACATGTTGTCACTCACAGAATCCAGGCTACTATAACTGAATTTGCTGCTAGTCTGTGCCAGTGTAATTTCCAAACAAAGACAAGCAGATGGTCAGATATTTTAATGGTTCTGAATTCAGCG GTTTCACAGGAGATAATGTTTCAGGTGCATTCAGAATGTTCACTTACAGAACCATATGTTGCTCATGTAATTGGAGAAGCACTTTATGGCGATGCTACTATGTTTATTGGGAATAGCATGGTCATTCGAGACTTGGATATGTTTGGCAAGGGCTGGATTGACcatagtacaaatgcaaatAATGCTATGATGCACCATTTTCCAGGCTTTCTTGGTGCACCAGTAGCTGGGAACAGGGGAGCAAGTGGTATTGATGGTTTGCTTAGTACATCAATTGGATTTGCCATTGGATCAAACAAGCAT GTATTCTGTGTGATTGGTGACATATCTTTTCTTCATGATACCAATGGATTGTCACTTCTGAACCAAAG GACGCAGAGGAAACCCATGACAGTAATTGTCATTAACAACCATGGTGGTGCAATCTTCAGCCTTCTACCAGTTGCAAAAACAGCTTCACTCcaaattttggagaaatttttCTACACCTTGCATGACATATCGATTTCCAAACTCTGTGCTGCACACAG GATAAAACATATTCTAGTTCAGACAAAAGCTGAACTTCATGATGCCTTAGTGAAGTCCCATGAGGGGCATGTTGATTGTGTTGTCGAAGTGGAGAATCGCATTGTTGATAATGCCAACTTTCATAG AATTATAAGCATGTTCACAGACCATAGTGCAACCATGCATCTGGCATATCTTCTGGGAGGTCCATATTGTAAGGATGGGGTAAATGGCTTTTCTGTTGGTAGAATACATGCAGCAGAATACATGTTTTACAG GATCCAACTTGCTGCACCACGTACATCTGGGATATCAGAAAGCAGCTTCTTTCATGAAGGTTTCATACTAAAGTTATGTGTGGGTGACAGCATTGTGGGATTCGGCGAG GTTGCACCAATTGAAATTCATGAGGAGGATCTGTTGGATGTTGAAGAACAGCTTAGGTTTCTCTTTCACAGAATGAAAGATGCTGAGCTAGATGTTGTTCCTTTGTTGAGAGGATCCTTCTCCAATTGGATATGGACAACCCTTGGGATTCCT CCTTCTTCAGTATTCCCTAGTGTTAAGTGTGGTCTAGAGATGGCTATTCTTAATTTGCTGGAGTCACAACGAATAGATAGATCCTATGGTATTTTTACTGGCTCCAATGTGGTCGAATATAATCAGAGCAGCACTGCAAACATACAGATATGTGCACTCGTAGACTCCTGTGGCACTCCAATGGATGTAACACTTGCTGTTGTCAAACTTGTTGCTGAAGGTTTCACCACCGTTAAACTGAAG GTTGGGCGTCGCGAAAATCCCGCTGAAGATGCAGCTGTTATTCAAAAAGTAAGGGAAATTGTAGGATACAAGATCAATATCCGTGCTGACGCAAATAGGAAATGGACATATGAACAGGCAATTGATTTTGGATCCAGGGTAAAAGGCTTATGTTTGCAATACATCGAG GAACCAGTGGACTCTGTAAATGACATCATCAAGTTCTGTGAAAATAGTGGCTTGCCTGTTGCACTAGACGAGACTATCGACAACCTTACAGGGGATGTAATCCCTAAGCTACATCAATTTTCACATCCAGGAATAGTTGCTCTT GTTATAAAACCCAGTGTTGTTGGTGGCTTTGAGACTGCAGCTTATATAGCAAAATGGGCTCACATGCATGATAAGATGGCTGTCATCAGTAGCACCTATGAGAGTTCTGTAGGTTTGGCAACCTATATACAGTTTGCACATTATGTTGACAGACAAAATGACATAACATCCAGAATAAAGAACAGAGGTTCTTGTGGAAATGTGGCACATGGACTTGGAACATACCAATGGTTAAGGGAAGATGTTTCAGATCAAAAGTTAAAAATCCATGCGCCACCACTTGGTGATGGAATCAGAGCTTCGGCAGAAGATGCCCATGGCTATCTCCAGCATTTAGTTATAAACGACAAGAAGATAGAAAGAACTTATAGTGAAGAAAAATTGAGGTCATATTTCATCCAAGTTGATGGGGATAATTTTTCTTATCAAGTCAAGCTTCAAGAGGGTGGTGATTGCACACAT GAAAAGGTTAttctctttcttcatggatTTCTTGGTACGAGTGAAGACTGGGTTCCAATGATGAAAGCTCTCTCTCCTAGTGCACGGGTTATAGCTGTCGATCTTCCTGGCCATGGCGAGTCCGAAATTCTACAGCATGATGTTGAAAACTCCAACCAAATCTCCTTTTCAGTTCAATCAGTTGCAGATTTGTTACTGAAGTTGATAAGAAATATAACTGATGGAGCGGTGGTTGTTGTTGGCTACTCAATGGGTGCAAGGATTGCACTACACATGGCATTAAATCAAAACCACAAGGTAAATTTCTCGACATTGTACCTTTTGtgtttatttctttatttttatgaTTCTAACGCAGTCCCGTTAAGACAGATAAGTGGAGCTGTTATAATTTCGGGTAGTCCTGGATTGAGAGACGAGGCAAGTAAAAGACGTCGTAGTGCTATTGATAGATCAAGAGCCCACTTCTTGTCTTCTTGTGGACTGGAAAATTTTCTCGAGACGTGGTACTCTGCGAAAATGTGGGCCAG TTTACGAGAACATCCTAAATTTGATTCTCTAGTGAGGACACGAATGAAACACAATAATATCAAAGCTCTATCTAAGGTTCTCGCTGACTCAAGCATAGGGACGCAAAA GTCCCTGTGGGAAGATTTGAAGCACTTGAAGAGCCCTCTCCTCATCGTCGCAGGTGAAAAGGACCCAAAATTCAAAGAGATATCGCAGCAAATGTGCAGGGAGATAAGAAAGCACAAGGATCGCGAATCCGATGGTCTATGTGAGATGATCATTATTCCAGACAGCGGCCACGCCGTGCACGTTGAGAACCCTCTTCCTTTAGTTAGAGCAATCAGGAAGTTCTTGGTAAGGGATATACCAGACGTGATATCCAAGTAG